One Actinospica robiniae DSM 44927 genomic region harbors:
- a CDS encoding response regulator transcription factor: MTRVLVVEDEESFSDPLSYMLRNEGFEVAVAATGPEALDEFDRHGADLVLLDLMLPGLPGTEVCRQLRTRSSVPVIMLTAKDSEIDKVVGLELGADDYVTKPFSSRELVARIRAVLRRHGGQPEELEDSALEAGPVRMDVERHTVSVAGNGVQLPLKEFELLEMLLRNAGRVLTRMQLIDRVWGADYVGDTKTLDVHVKRLRAKIEPDPALPRYLVTVRGLGYKFEP; encoded by the coding sequence GTGACCAGGGTGCTGGTAGTCGAGGATGAGGAGTCGTTCAGCGACCCGCTTTCCTACATGCTGCGCAATGAGGGCTTCGAGGTGGCCGTGGCGGCCACCGGACCCGAGGCACTCGACGAGTTCGACCGGCACGGGGCGGACCTGGTGCTGCTCGACCTGATGCTGCCCGGCCTGCCCGGCACCGAGGTCTGCCGGCAACTGAGGACCCGCTCCAGTGTCCCGGTGATCATGCTGACCGCCAAGGACTCCGAGATAGACAAGGTCGTCGGCCTCGAGCTCGGCGCCGACGACTATGTGACCAAGCCGTTCTCCTCGCGCGAGCTGGTCGCCCGGATCCGCGCGGTGCTGCGCCGCCACGGCGGCCAGCCCGAGGAGCTGGAGGACTCGGCGCTCGAGGCCGGGCCGGTCCGGATGGATGTGGAGCGGCACACCGTGAGCGTGGCCGGCAACGGCGTGCAGCTGCCGCTCAAGGAGTTCGAACTGCTGGAGATGCTGCTGCGCAACGCCGGCCGGGTGCTCACCCGGATGCAGCTGATCGACCGGGTCTGGGGCGCCGACTACGTGGGCGACACCAAGACCCTCGACGTGCACGTCAAGCGGCTGCGCGCGAAGATCGAGCCGGACCCGGCGCTGCCGCGCTACCTGGTCACGGTCCGCGGCCTGGGCTACAAGTTCGAGCCGTGA
- a CDS encoding CarD family transcriptional regulator yields MTFKVGETVVYPHHGAALIEAIETRMIKGEEKAYLRLRVAQGDLTLMVPTDKLEDVGVRDVVDQNGLDQVFEVLRAEYTEEPTNWSRRYKANLEKLASGNVIRVAEVVRDLWRRDRERGLSAGEKRMLGKARQILVSELALAECTNEDKAESILDEVLASQVGPAATA; encoded by the coding sequence ATGACGTTCAAGGTTGGCGAGACCGTCGTCTATCCCCACCATGGGGCCGCCCTCATCGAAGCGATCGAGACCCGGATGATCAAGGGTGAGGAGAAGGCCTACCTCAGGCTCCGCGTCGCCCAGGGTGATCTGACCCTCATGGTACCCACCGACAAACTCGAGGATGTCGGCGTCCGCGACGTCGTCGACCAGAACGGGCTCGACCAGGTCTTCGAGGTGCTCCGTGCGGAGTACACCGAGGAGCCCACGAACTGGTCCCGGCGCTACAAGGCCAACCTGGAGAAGCTGGCGTCCGGCAACGTGATCCGGGTCGCCGAGGTCGTGCGCGACCTGTGGCGGCGCGACCGCGAGCGCGGCCTGTCGGCCGGCGAGAAGCGGATGCTGGGCAAGGCCCGGCAGATCCTGGTGAGCGAACTGGCCCTGGCCGAGTGCACCAACGAGGACAAGGCCGAGTCCATCCTGGACGAGGTGCTCGCCTCCCAGGTCGGCCCCGCCGCCACCGCCTGA